The genomic DNA TCCGGGATTCTGAACTGCAATCGATGCTGCTGCATTAGCAAACTGTGCGCAGTTTATTAACTCTTTCCCGTCCAGTAAAGCTGTAATAAAGCCTGCTGCGAAATTATCCCCCGCACCGATTGTATCTATTGCTTTAATTCCTGATATTGCAGGAACTTTTACAGATTTTTCTTTTGTTTTTATAAAACATCCTTCTTTTCCGGTTTTAATAATAACATGTTTTACGCCATACTTTAAAAAGCTGTCGGCAACTGCATCCAGATCTTTTTCCCCAGATAAAAGACAGGCTTCATCGTAATTCGGAAAAAAATAGTCAATATATCCCAGTGCTTCCCCTATATCTTCCAATTTTTCCGAAAAACGCGGTTTTATCATATCAGCACAAATAATCATGTTTTCCTCTTTTGCCTTTTTAAAAATCTGAACCAAACTTTTGTTATCCAGCAGCGGACAGTTAAAAATACTTGCCAGAGTTAACAGACGTGCTCCCTTAAACTTTGAAAAATCAACATCTGTAATATCTGTTTTCCAAAGACTGCCGTTTCTGTTCGTAACAAAGGTTCTTTCCCCATCTTCAGTGACTAGACCTACATTAATTGATGTATCTACCTTTGGATCAATGTTAAGAGCTTCTGTATCTATTCCCTCTTTTTGGCAAAAATCCAATATGAATTTACCTGCCGCATCTTCCCCTACCTTGCTCATTAAAGCTGTTTTATACCCAAGCCGTGAAATAATAGTAGCCTCATTAATAGCATCCCCGCCTATTGTCATAGCTATTCTGTCAACAGGATAAGACTCTATATCAAAAATATTCTTGCTTACCGGTCTAAGCGGAATATCAACAACGGCTGCTCCTATACAGATGACATCTGTCATTTTCTCACCGTCCATCCGCTTTTCCGTCTGCTTTGAATAAATAAATTTTTTCTAATGCTCTCTTTTTCACTGCTGTTCTGACTTCTCTTTCTACATGTAAAAACGGCTGGTCTGTGTTTTTCTGAATTGCTTCCATTGCTGCCAGACAAAGCTCAGTATGTATATTGATTTTTGCAATTCCCAGATCAATCGCCTGACGTATATCATCATCACTGATTCCAGATGCACCATGTAATACTAATGGTATAGATACTGCTTCACGCACTTTTTTGATTACCTCAAAATTCAGCTTGGGAGCAGAAGTATATACTCCGTGTTGATTACCTATTGCTACAGCAAGAGAATCACATTTTGTTCTTTCTACAAATTCTGCCGCCTGTTCCGGATTAGTATACTGGTAATGTGCTAATGCTTCCTCATACACAGTTTCATTTCCCACATGGCCTAATTCAGCTTCTACGGGGATACCAAGCGGATGAAAATAATCAACCGCTTCTTTTGTCAGTCTGATATTTTCTTCAAAGTCAAAAGCCGAAGCATCTCTCATTACGGAATTCATTCCATGGTTATACGCATTTTGTATAATTTCCAGACTTCTGCCGTGATCCCAGTGTGTTATTACAGGAATCGAAGCTTTTTCAGCCATGGAAACCATCATGTGGCTAAAATCCTCAAAAGAAGTATTTCCTACGAAACCAGTTCCAAATGAAATAATAATCGGAGCTTTTGCTTCTTCTCCCGCATCAATAACCCCCATTAACATTTCTGCATTCCATACATTAAAATGCGGAATTGCATACTTTCCTTCCTGAGCCTTTTCTTCCCAAAATTTTATATTTGCTAACATTTTTTCCTCCTAAATTACATAATGTCTGTACACTAGTCTGCTATTTTTATTACGCCTTTAATAATATCTTTTTTATTGTTTATCGATTCTTCAAAAGCCTTTTGTACTTCTTCATAACCATAAATATTTGTTACCATGGATTTCACATCGAACTTCCCTGATGATATCGCTTCTATAGTAGTCGGATAGCAGTTTGCATATCTGAATACTGTCTGAATGGAAACCTCACGATTTATCTTAAGAAAATCAATAGGAGTCTCCCCCGGTATAGTTCCGACTATCATGATTTTTCCGCCACGCATAACAATCTGCGGAGTTAATTTTGCAGTAACCTGAACACCTGCAGTTTCAAAAACAATATCAGCACCTAATTCTCCCAATATTCTTTTGCATTCTGTTACTGTATCAGCCTCACTGCTGTCGATTACCTCCATTGCACCCAGCTTTTTTGCCATTTCAAGTCTTTTTTTCAGAACATCTACCACTACTATCTCAGCTGCTCCCATAGTTTTACATGCCTGTAATGTCATAAGACCTATACATCCCGCACCTAATATGACTATTTTTTTCCCCGGTGTCACGCCTGCAAGTAAAGCAGCATGTATTCCAACAGCAGCAGGTTCTACCAGAGCACCTTCCATAGTATCCATATTATCCGGTAATTTATAAGTAAAGCTTTCAGGATGAGACAGATATTTTGTTAATGCACCTTTATAATTCGGCTGTGTTGCCATAAAATCTACGTCAGGACAGATATTGTACTTCCCTTCCAGACAAAATCTGCACTTTCCGCACGGGACACCCGGTTCAATATTTACTTTATCCCCAATTTGAAATTTTTTTACTTTACTTCCAATACCGACTACAGTTCCTGCACATTCATGCCCTAATCCAATTTCCTGATTCGGATCTTTAGGCGGAATAAAAGGTCCTGATTCAAACCCGTGAACATCAGATCCGCAAATACCGACATACTCCACCTTGATTAAAACATCCTCATCCCTTAAAACAGGCATTTCTGCCGGACGAATTTCCATTGTTCCCGGTACTTTTAAAATGGCTTTTGAATTTTCCATATTATTCATCCTTTCTGACTTAATTTGCTGTTTGCACTTTTACTGCTTCACTGTTAATAGACTCTATAGAAACACCTTTCGTTTCAATACCGATTACCGCAATAACCGCAGCTACGATCACAGATACACTTCCAAGCAGTACAAATACACCTGTTACTCCATAATTATCCAAAAGAACTGCTACTGCATAAGGAGCTAAAATTCCGCTTATACGACCTACTGCATTTGCAAGTCCCGATCCTCTTAGCTTCGCTTCTGTAGGCCAGATTTCCGGCACATAAACAGCTGAGGCATAACATACATACATATAAACAAAAGTAATAAGGAAAAATCCAAATATGGAAATCATAGTCATGCTGCTTTGAAGCGAATATATATAACCTAATATTGCTATCAAAATAAGCAGCCCGACTCCCATAACCTTTCTTGGTATTTTATCCATAATAAGCATAGCAATAAATATTCCAAACGGTGCACCGAACATACTCATCGTATTCAAAACTATGGAATCCTTCAGATTAATACCCTGTGTCATAAAAATTGTCGGCAGCCAGTTTATCAGAGTATACTGGACAACATTCATTGCAATTAAGACAAATGAACCTAAAATAACTCTTTTTAAGAGAACTCCGTGAAGTAATGCTGAATAAGGCAGTACCTTTTCTTTTTTTGATTCTTCCGCTGCAGCTGTTATCTCAGGAAGCTTCGTATTTGTCTGTGCTTCTACTCTTTTTTCGATTTCAGACATTATTTTTTCCGCTTCTTCGTATCTTCCCTGTGCTTCCAGCCAACGCGGCGATTCAGGGAATTTTTTATAAACAACAGCAGTTACGATTAATGATAAAGCAGCCGGAATCAAAAATTGTACTCTCCAGTTCATTTGTGCCGAAAGCATCGGAGCAATCAGCATAGCAATTGTAGAACAGATAGGATATGACCAGTTCCCTATGAATGATACCCTGCTTGACCAAGTCCCTCTGTTACGTCCAGGCATATATTCCGTATATCCTGCAAACAAAGTAACCAGTAATGCTCCCAGACCGAATCCCATAACGAAACGGCAGGCAATTAAAAAGTTCATGTTTGGAGAAAATGCTGCTACAACCATTGCAATAATGTGTATAACTTCATACAGTATATAAGCCTTACGTCTTCCTATCTTATCTCCGATAATTCCGCCAAAAAGCGCCCCGACAAACATTCCCGCAGTTGTTAATGATGAAAAAACAGCACTTGTCGAATTATTTGTCCATCCTAATTCTTTCAGCTGAGCCAGTACAAGCCCGCCTATTGCATTACTCCAGCATACGAGCAGACCAAACGCAACCATTCCAAACATACTCCAATGCCAGTTACTGTTTGGTAAACGGTCAAGTCTCGCACCGCAGTTCGGTTTTCTTATATTTTCCACTATAATAGCCTCCTAAAATACAGGTATTTTTATTTTTTTAATCATCAAAATCATATGTTATAATTACTTTAATAGCTTCCTTGCTGACCATTGCATCAAAGCCTTTTTCCCATTCAGATAAGCCGATACGGTGTGTAATCATAGGCTGTACTTTAATGGCTCCTGACTCAAGAAGTCTCAGAGCATTACGCCAAGACGTAGAATCATATGCCATATGCCCTATTATGCTTTTATTCCATGAAGTAATATCATTAATAGAAAATTCTAACGGTTTGAATCCCATTCCTACACGAACTACCTCTCCGTTTGGTCTTAACATTTCGATTGACTGTTTTAGTGCAATATTTGCTCCTGAACACTCTATCACCAGACCAAGATTATCCTTGCCGCATATTTCCTGGCAGCGTTTTACCACATCTTCTCTTGAAGCATTCACTACATCAGTAGCTCCTAATTCTTTTGCTATGTCGAATCTTACTTTTGCATCATCTTCCAGTCCTACGACAACAATATTAACTGCTCCCATAATTCTTGCCATTTGTACAGAAAATAATCCCAGAGGACCTGTTCCAAATACTACGACATCCTGTCCGGGCAAAAATTTTGACTGCTGGGCGATTGATTTGTACGCATTGCAAATAGGGTCCAATACCGCTGCTTCCTCATATTTAAGGTTTTCTGGAATTTCCCATATTGCATGTTTATGTATTTTTAAAATTTCTCCGGGAATTAAACAATATTTTGAAAATCCTCCGCCCCATCTGTTATTATCCAAGCCAAGGTTCACTTTCTCCGTACAACACAGAAAATCACCCTGTTCGCAGGCAGGACATACTCCGCATACGTGACCGCTGTTATCAGAAACTACTCTTTGTCCGATTTTCCAATCAACAACATTTTTTCCGATTTCCACAATTTCACCCGCAAACTCATGTCCCCTAACAGAATTAAATTCATCAGAGCCATTATCAACTTTGTAGTGTTTCATATCAGCACCACAAATCGCTGCGGCCTTTATTTCTACAATAATATCATCCGGACCGCATTCAGGTTTAGGTATATCAATAAGTTTATACCCTCCAAACTCTTTACCATACCGCGCTAAAGCCTTCATACTTTTCCCTCCATTCTATTTTTTCAGCTGATCAACTGTTATTTTAAGAAAGATTATTGAAACTGTCTGCTTCTATGATTTTCACCGAAGTTTTATGTCTCAACTATCAATAACTGCATTTTACAACTTTTTTATTTGAATGTCAACGATTTTTATTTGTTTCAAAAAAAAAATCTTTTTTTCAAAGAAAATTGAATATGAATTTTATAAAATATTTGTAAGTGTATAGTCCGAAATACCCATATAAACTGCTGAATAAGATCAAATATTTTACTATTCTGCAAAGCAGAAATAAACAGACCAAAACAAAAGTTTATTTCTTTAAATATAAAAAATACCCCGTAATTATAGTTTTATCCTTAATTACGGGGTGCTTATATATATTATTAAATTATTTTATGCCGTTTCATTTATACAGCCCAGTGCATTCAGTGTTCTTGGAAAGCCTATATACGGCATACACTGTGTTACTGCTTCTATCATTATATCTTTGTCATTCCCTGCACTGAGATTTCCCTCTATGTGTGATCTCAGCTGATTCTCACATCCTCCGAGTGCACTCAGAATACATAGTGTCAATAATTCCCGCATTTTTATATCCAGCCCGTCCCTTGTGTAAAAATCCCCAAAACACATAGCACTAAGATAATTCTGTATATGCTTCTGATTTTCAGGAGCATTTTCATGCATCCGGCGGATTCTTTCACCGAATATTGTTTCCTGAACCTTCAGTCCTTCATTAAAACGATTATTTTCATCAGTCTTTTTCATACTTTTTACAGGAAGAGATATTCCTGCTTTCCTAAATACTTTATCAGCTTTGTGTATTGCCTTTAATGCTTTTGGAAACCCTGTATAAGGTGCACACTGATATAAAGCCTCCTTAATATCCTCAGGACTTAATCCTGTATTTAGTCCCGCTTTTATATAACGTTTAAAATTTTTAAAAATACCTCCTGCTGTCAGAGCACATAAAGTTATTAATATCCGCTCTTTATCAGTAAGCTTTCCATGATTATATACCTCGCCGAAAACAAACTTATTTAATATTTCCGCAAATTCCGGATCTGCAGTAAACAAAGATGAATCTGCATCTCCAAACAGCTGTTTCATTTTTTCCCTGTAAAGCAATTCTCTGTCCATAAGAATCCTCCCTTATATAAAATGATATCCTTTTAATCTGTTTCCATTGCAGTATTTCCATTTTTCAATAATTCTACTTCTTTTGCCATCAATCTCTGATCGTAATTCTCAATCTTATAATTCAGACGTTCCAAAGTTTCCTGCATTTCATCTATTTTTCTGGCAAGCTTGTCGCGCTGCTTTACTAAAAGTCCTTTTCTTTCCTCGTGTGTACTATCTCCCTGCTGGAACAAATCAAGATATTTTGTCAATACTTCTATTTGAAGTCCTGCATTCCGCATACATTTCACAAATTCAATCCACTTACAGTCTTCATCTGTATAATCTCTTATTCCGCTCTTATTTCTGTTTACATTGGGAATCAGACCTATACGTTCGTAATAACGAAGTGTGTCCTGAGAAAGTTCATATCTTTTGCTTACTTCTGCTATCATCATAAAAATACACCTCCTGGTATTATTAACACTAAAAATTAATTACAGCTCCTGTCACATGTCTTATCTGTATTGGAAAATCAAAAAATATCTGCTATATTGCTGCATTCCGGATAGTCTCAAGCAGTGTGAATTTTCCGTTTTCATATTCAAATTTAAAAATACAGCAGTTTGGAAACCCTTTCTTTAATTCTGTGAGAGGATCCTGCCAGTGACTGAGAAAATTAAAGCATGCTCCTGCATGAGATACTGCAAGTACTGTATTATGACCTTCCTTCTCCATTATCTCCGTACATGTCTTTACCATTCTTTCCTTTACCTGTTCTCTTGACTCACCTCCGTAGCCAAGAAAAAAAGTCTCAAATACCTCTAAGTCCTTAGGATTCAGATCTTCACTTTCCCCTTCAAAGGTACCAAAATTCATCTCTTTTAATCCTTTCATTCTCGTGTACTGCGCATCAGATCCTATGATCAGTTCTAGAGTATCACTGCTTCTTTCGGAAGTAGAAGAATAGGCATAATCTAACTCTATATTCTTAAAATATTCTCCTGCTGCCTGAGCCTGCTTTATGCCCAGTTCTGTCAGCGGAGAATCACAGGCTCCCTGAATTTTTTTACGAAGATTGAATAAAGTCTGTCCGTGTCGCATTAAGTAAAAAATTTTTTTCATAATCTGCTCCTTTTCTATAATAAATTAATTTTTTCTGTATTTATATTATATATAATAATATACCACTTGGAGCTGGCTCCAAGTCAAGCTTTTTTTATTGCAAGCTTGAATTTTATAATAAAAGTAACTGTATCAAATTCTTTATTATCTCTTCATTTCCGTTTTATCTGCTTTTATCAGAGTCTTTTTAATGTTACTGCATAAATATACAGGATTTTTTTACTGACAAAACCGCGTATCCTTTATTTAAAAATGTTATTACAGCCCGTTCAGTTTTCTCCGGCTGTTTCAATACCGTTTATTATCTTTAACTTCTGAAAAATGTCTATATTTATCATATAAAAAAACAGGAGCAATTTCTAAAAAAGAAATCATTCCTGTTTTTTATCAATATTCCAATTCTATTCTATATTTTAATATGCTTTTTGAAATATTTCTATTATTTCCTCTTTTGTTGCCTGTATCGGATTAGTAAAACCACAAACATCTTTCAGGGCATTTTCTGCCAGTATTGTAAAGTCTTCTTTCTTAACATCTAATTCTTCAAGTGATTTAGGTATTCCCACATCCTGTGATAATTTCCTGATAAGTTCCACAGCTTTTTCTGCACCTTTCTGATCACTCATTTTGCTGACATCTGCTCCCATAAATTCCGCTACCTTCTTTAGACGCGGAGCAGCAGCCTTTATATTATACTCCTGTACATGAGGAAGCAGCAATGCATTACAGACTCCGTGCGGCAGGTTATAAAATCCTCCCAACTGGTGCGCCATGGCATGTACATATCCAAGACTGGCATTATTAAAAGCCATACCTGCGAGATATTCGGCAAAAGCCATATTTCCTCTGGCTTCCAGATCACTTCCGTTATCTACTGCATTTTTCAGATTATCCCTGATTAAGACTATAGCTTTTTCGGCACAGGCATCTGTTATAGGATTGGCAACTGTTGACACATATGCTTCTATGGCGTGTGTCAGTGCGTCCATTCCTGTAGCTGCCGTAAGTGCTTTTGGCATTCCTGCCATAAGCTTAGGATCATTTACTGCTATGATAGGTGTCACATGCTTGTCCACTATCGCCATTTTTATCTGTCTTTCTTCATCTGTTATAATAGAAAATCTAGTAATCTCAGAAGCTGTTCCTGCTGTAGTATTTATTGCTACAAGAGGTATCTGTGGTTTTTCAGACTTATCCAGTCCTTCATAATCCTTTATTTCCCCGCCATTTGCCAGTATAAGGGCTATTCCTTTGGCACAGTCATGCGGTGATCCTCCTCCGAATGATATTATAAAATCGCAGTCCTCTTTCTTAAAAATTTCTATTCCGTCATTAACATTAGTTATTGTAGGATTTGGGTTTGTCTTATCGTAAATATGGTATTTTATTCCGTTAGTATTAAGCTCGTCAGTCAGCATATCCACTAGCTTTGCTTTTACCAGCATTTTAT from Sebaldella termitidis ATCC 33386 includes the following:
- a CDS encoding NAD(P)-dependent alcohol dehydrogenase, translated to MENSKAILKVPGTMEIRPAEMPVLRDEDVLIKVEYVGICGSDVHGFESGPFIPPKDPNQEIGLGHECAGTVVGIGSKVKKFQIGDKVNIEPGVPCGKCRFCLEGKYNICPDVDFMATQPNYKGALTKYLSHPESFTYKLPDNMDTMEGALVEPAAVGIHAALLAGVTPGKKIVILGAGCIGLMTLQACKTMGAAEIVVVDVLKKRLEMAKKLGAMEVIDSSEADTVTECKRILGELGADIVFETAGVQVTAKLTPQIVMRGGKIMIVGTIPGETPIDFLKINREVSIQTVFRYANCYPTTIEAISSGKFDVKSMVTNIYGYEEVQKAFEESINNKKDIIKGVIKIAD
- a CDS encoding histidine phosphatase family protein: MKKIFYLMRHGQTLFNLRKKIQGACDSPLTELGIKQAQAAGEYFKNIELDYAYSSTSERSSDTLELIIGSDAQYTRMKGLKEMNFGTFEGESEDLNPKDLEVFETFFLGYGGESREQVKERMVKTCTEIMEKEGHNTVLAVSHAGACFNFLSHWQDPLTELKKGFPNCCIFKFEYENGKFTLLETIRNAAI
- a CDS encoding ketose-bisphosphate aldolase, with amino-acid sequence MLANIKFWEEKAQEGKYAIPHFNVWNAEMLMGVIDAGEEAKAPIIISFGTGFVGNTSFEDFSHMMVSMAEKASIPVITHWDHGRSLEIIQNAYNHGMNSVMRDASAFDFEENIRLTKEAVDYFHPLGIPVEAELGHVGNETVYEEALAHYQYTNPEQAAEFVERTKCDSLAVAIGNQHGVYTSAPKLNFEVIKKVREAVSIPLVLHGASGISDDDIRQAIDLGIAKINIHTELCLAAMEAIQKNTDQPFLHVEREVRTAVKKRALEKIYLFKADGKADGR
- a CDS encoding MFS transporter; the protein is MENIRKPNCGARLDRLPNSNWHWSMFGMVAFGLLVCWSNAIGGLVLAQLKELGWTNNSTSAVFSSLTTAGMFVGALFGGIIGDKIGRRKAYILYEVIHIIAMVVAAFSPNMNFLIACRFVMGFGLGALLVTLFAGYTEYMPGRNRGTWSSRVSFIGNWSYPICSTIAMLIAPMLSAQMNWRVQFLIPAALSLIVTAVVYKKFPESPRWLEAQGRYEEAEKIMSEIEKRVEAQTNTKLPEITAAAEESKKEKVLPYSALLHGVLLKRVILGSFVLIAMNVVQYTLINWLPTIFMTQGINLKDSIVLNTMSMFGAPFGIFIAMLIMDKIPRKVMGVGLLILIAILGYIYSLQSSMTMISIFGFFLITFVYMYVCYASAVYVPEIWPTEAKLRGSGLANAVGRISGILAPYAVAVLLDNYGVTGVFVLLGSVSVIVAAVIAVIGIETKGVSIESINSEAVKVQTAN
- a CDS encoding MerR family transcriptional regulator, giving the protein MMIAEVSKRYELSQDTLRYYERIGLIPNVNRNKSGIRDYTDEDCKWIEFVKCMRNAGLQIEVLTKYLDLFQQGDSTHEERKGLLVKQRDKLARKIDEMQETLERLNYKIENYDQRLMAKEVELLKNGNTAMETD
- the yiaY gene encoding L-threonine dehydrogenase, with the translated sequence MSYNFYMPMLSFIGEGSLKDSIIEVKKRKFRKALIVTDKMLVKAKLVDMLTDELNTNGIKYHIYDKTNPNPTITNVNDGIEIFKKEDCDFIISFGGGSPHDCAKGIALILANGGEIKDYEGLDKSEKPQIPLVAINTTAGTASEITRFSIITDEERQIKMAIVDKHVTPIIAVNDPKLMAGMPKALTAATGMDALTHAIEAYVSTVANPITDACAEKAIVLIRDNLKNAVDNGSDLEARGNMAFAEYLAGMAFNNASLGYVHAMAHQLGGFYNLPHGVCNALLLPHVQEYNIKAAAPRLKKVAEFMGADVSKMSDQKGAEKAVELIRKLSQDVGIPKSLEELDVKKEDFTILAENALKDVCGFTNPIQATKEEIIEIFQKAY
- a CDS encoding zinc-binding dehydrogenase, which encodes MKALARYGKEFGGYKLIDIPKPECGPDDIIVEIKAAAICGADMKHYKVDNGSDEFNSVRGHEFAGEIVEIGKNVVDWKIGQRVVSDNSGHVCGVCPACEQGDFLCCTEKVNLGLDNNRWGGGFSKYCLIPGEILKIHKHAIWEIPENLKYEEAAVLDPICNAYKSIAQQSKFLPGQDVVVFGTGPLGLFSVQMARIMGAVNIVVVGLEDDAKVRFDIAKELGATDVVNASREDVVKRCQEICGKDNLGLVIECSGANIALKQSIEMLRPNGEVVRVGMGFKPLEFSINDITSWNKSIIGHMAYDSTSWRNALRLLESGAIKVQPMITHRIGLSEWEKGFDAMVSKEAIKVIITYDFDD
- a CDS encoding carbohydrate kinase family protein, with amino-acid sequence MDGEKMTDVICIGAAVVDIPLRPVSKNIFDIESYPVDRIAMTIGGDAINEATIISRLGYKTALMSKVGEDAAGKFILDFCQKEGIDTEALNIDPKVDTSINVGLVTEDGERTFVTNRNGSLWKTDITDVDFSKFKGARLLTLASIFNCPLLDNKSLVQIFKKAKEENMIICADMIKPRFSEKLEDIGEALGYIDYFFPNYDEACLLSGEKDLDAVADSFLKYGVKHVIIKTGKEGCFIKTKEKSVKVPAISGIKAIDTIGAGDNFAAGFITALLDGKELINCAQFANAAASIAVQNPGATTGVLNKKQVEKVFEYYG
- a CDS encoding carboxymuconolactone decarboxylase family protein — translated: MDRELLYREKMKQLFGDADSSLFTADPEFAEILNKFVFGEVYNHGKLTDKERILITLCALTAGGIFKNFKRYIKAGLNTGLSPEDIKEALYQCAPYTGFPKALKAIHKADKVFRKAGISLPVKSMKKTDENNRFNEGLKVQETIFGERIRRMHENAPENQKHIQNYLSAMCFGDFYTRDGLDIKMRELLTLCILSALGGCENQLRSHIEGNLSAGNDKDIMIEAVTQCMPYIGFPRTLNALGCINETA